GAAACAGCAGACGCAGGAACGGCAAAAAATGCCTGCTGAAGAATTTGACGCCTCAGAGAAAACCATGGTTAGGATGGGAAAAGAGACGCCTGAACCTTTTGAAAAAACTATGGTTGAAAACATTCCATACATGGAACCTGAGGAAATTTTGAAAGGGGAACCTGAAAGGCCTTATAAATTTAAAACAAGCTTAAGGAGGAGGGGTATGAGAAGCAGATTATTTGTTCCTCTTATTGTCGCGCTTGCAATTATCCTGATTATCGGCGCAGGGGTTGGATTTATCCTGTACAAAGAAAACCTGCTGCCGTGGCTGAAATCTTCAACGTCAGTTCCTGTTAAACCGGTACCGGCGGAAAAAGCAGCGGTTACTCCTAATGAACCGCAAAAACCTATGGGTGAGATTCCGGAAAACAAGCCCGCGGCTCCAGCTGCTCCTGCAAAACCATCGGAAATGCCGTCTGTCAGCAACTCAGTTCCTGCTGCCCCGGCAACAGCGCCCAAGCCTGAACCAAAATCAGCAGGAAAAATAATTTATCATGTCCAGCTCGGCGCATTTAAAAGCACAAATAATGCGGAAGCCCTCGCAAAAGATTATAAAGCCAAGGGCTATCAAACCTTTGTACAAAAAAGCGCAGGAAAGGATAAGGAACCACTTTACAGAGTTCTAATCGGCAAATTTGAGAATAAGAAAGAGGCCGTCAAACTTGCGCATAGTATTGAGGTTAAAGAAAAGACAAAGGCGGTTATCTTCAAGGAATAGCTCAACGCTTCACTATGTTTTCTATGCCGATGCGTATCATCATAACAGCTATTGATGCAAGCAATATAGCCATTATCTTTGATATTGCCGCAATCCCGCCCCTGCCGAACAATTTCGTAATTGCCGCAGCCTTGATAAATGAGAAATACACAACAACAAGGTTTAATACAAGAGAGCCAAGCGTCGGCAGAATGCCGTAATGGTCCACAAGCACTAAAAGAGTGGCAAGCACTGCCGGGCCTATAATCAACGGTACCGCTATCGGCACAACACCCATCCTGCCTGAGGGCCTTCTCCTTTCCTCGCTGTGTTTTACTATGTCAAGGATTGCAAAGACAAGAAGCACCAGCCCGCCGGCAATCTTAAAATCATTTGCTGTGATGCCGAGTATCCTGAATATTGCCTCTCCCAAGGCAACAAATGCCAGGCTCACTGCAAGGGCTGTAAGTATGGACTCTCTAACAATTGCATTGTTCTTAGCTTTTGACATGCCTTCTGTGATTGATATGAAAATGGGGAGAACAACAAAAATATCTATTGCCACAAAGATAGGGATAAAGGTATTAATCAGCGCTTTTAAAAAATTTTCCATAAGATAAGACTCCTGAAAACTCCCATGTTTTGATGTCATTGCGAGGAGCGATAGCGACGTGGCAATCTCTAACATGTTGTCTTATATGAAAGCGAGATTGCTTCGCTTCGCTCGCAATGACACTTTTTCCATGGATCTCAAGTTGACTATACCACCCTTAAATCTATAAAGGCAAACGCTTCTCACTCAGGGATATTTCGAAGCCCCTCCACCGCCCTGTTATTTGACGGATCAATCTTTATTGCTTTTTCAAAACTGCTTCTTGCCCTCTGCCGGAACCCAAGCTGAACATAAATGTGTCCTGCATCAGTAAGATAGGCAGGATTGGAAGGAGCAAGTTCTACTGCCCTTTCCAACGCCCTTCCCGCTTCTTTAAACCTCTTAAGCCTGATAAGTGTCAGCCCGTAATAATAATGATACTCTGCTACGGCGTTATCAAGATATACAGCCTGCCCGAAAAGCTGGAAGGCCTCAGAATAATTTTCTTTCCTGAATTCCGCTTTACCTTCTGCAAACATGGACCTTGCGCTCTCCTCCTTATCCGGAACAGCCGTTGTCTTATGTGTTAAACGGTTATCATAGTCTTTTCTCTTCTGAGAGCTTGAAAGGGTTGTATAGGCTGCTGCTATATATGAAAAAATTGCATTTAATTTCCATTTTACCGCAGGTGAATTAATATAAAAATGCCTGTCGGGATGAAACTCTTTGGCTGCTTTATAGTATGCCCTTTTTATATCATCAACCGAGGCCCATTGTTTAACTTCCAAAATGCCGTAATAGCCCATTGCCTCATGGCCGCTGTATATCTTTTCTACCCTGCTCATAAATTCTTCGTCTATTTTAATCTCACGCTCTTCCATGATATCAGCAGCAGAAAACCCTGCTTCAATCACTACGTCCTCCCCTT
This DNA window, taken from Nitrospirota bacterium, encodes the following:
- a CDS encoding response regulator — protein: MTGKTVLVIDTDAETTQQIVSILEAEDYLVFTAPNKDIGLAMAKKVNPSLIFVNPALSGASGLEVCKTIHGTEQLKDIPIVVLSSFEGAMDPRYAEVYGIVDSLKKPFTTKELISKTGNVLSMEYGDIQTNAFQDFPSGKTEETIEFGAAEETVVMKQQTQERQKMPAEEFDASEKTMVRMGKETPEPFEKTMVENIPYMEPEEILKGEPERPYKFKTSLRRRGMRSRLFVPLIVALAIILIIGAGVGFILYKENLLPWLKSSTSVPVKPVPAEKAAVTPNEPQKPMGEIPENKPAAPAAPAKPSEMPSVSNSVPAAPATAPKPEPKSAGKIIYHVQLGAFKSTNNAEALAKDYKAKGYQTFVQKSAGKDKEPLYRVLIGKFENKKEAVKLAHSIEVKEKTKAVIFKE
- a CDS encoding MarC family protein — protein: MENFLKALINTFIPIFVAIDIFVVLPIFISITEGMSKAKNNAIVRESILTALAVSLAFVALGEAIFRILGITANDFKIAGGLVLLVFAILDIVKHSEERRRPSGRMGVVPIAVPLIIGPAVLATLLVLVDHYGILPTLGSLVLNLVVVYFSFIKAAAITKLFGRGGIAAISKIMAILLASIAVMMIRIGIENIVKR